In Quercus robur chromosome 11, dhQueRobu3.1, whole genome shotgun sequence, the following proteins share a genomic window:
- the LOC126705293 gene encoding uncharacterized protein LOC126705293 isoform X3, giving the protein MFRKLRWLIGLSCRNWSAKRLLPTPPPPPPQQQQQQQQLPTLDATHEIAIYIHRFHNLDLYQKGWYRIKITVRWEGNENTYPGTPARVVQYEVAAPELSSDNFNGGWGIDDIDNSFSTRPFLIRDARQDVFLSVLISFNLALGKNEGPSTTAVILKFELMYAPVLNIRPELQASLEPCSVAVHEFCIPPNALLGMHSYCPVHFDASHAVLVDISVHVSLLRTGSYIPPLKALGQKASGDLKQIMLVKALVAARDILFEDLQKISKAIEQEIDLTDLIFNLDNKNLCSSIMQADLDMEFGEVSQKLSGKPQNSIEKAGGIINFQSEKLLQSLPQDYLFSFYYMLGNQVLFLWNAFLKFHRVNKTKILELLRDAWANDRRAEWSIWMVYSKVEMPHGPSQYMSHKSSSYHSVNGKSLSLRKSTDAVNPANAAAMRAELHRQSIARMRINNQSLQDMHLFGDPLHMPIVIVEHIISAPLRTTSLNSYFNHLDQKDTRSVLIGPSFKALSRSFRASPQQDGPVLKIVVFVHGFQGHHLDLRLVRNQWLQIDPKIKFLMSEANEDKTFGELGEMGLRLAQEVISFLKKKIDKASRCGSLRSIKLSFVGHSIGNLIIRTALAESIMEPYLRYLYTYLSISGPHLGYLYSSNSLFNSGLWLLKKLKGAQCIHQLTLTDNPDLHNTFLYKLCKKRTLQNFRNVILLSSPQDGYVPYHSARIEMCPAASLNYSKKSSVFMEMLNNCLDQIRSPSSEHRVFMRCDVNFDASLHGRNLNSFIGRAAHIEFLESDIFARLIMWSFADLFH; this is encoded by the exons ATGTTTCGGAAACTTAGGTGGTTGATTGGTCTGAGTTGTAGAAATTGGTCAGCTAAGAGGTTGCTGCCaacaccacctccaccaccaccacaacaacaacagcagcagcagcaactgCCTACTCTTGATGCTACTCATGAAATCGCCATTTACATCCATAGGTTTCACAATCTCGACCTTTACCAAAAAGG ATGGTATAGGATTAAAATAACAGTTAGATGGGAGGGCAATGAGAACACTTATCCGGGGACTCCGGCACGGGTTGTTCAATATGAAG TTGCAGCTCCTGAACTGAGTTCTGATAATTTCAATGGAGGTTGGGGGATTGATGATATAGACAATAGCTTTTCAACACGGCCTTTTCTGATCAGAGATGCAAGGCAGGATGTTTTTCTATCCGTCTTGATCTCATTCAACCTAGCCCTTGGTAAAAATGAG GGTCCATCCACGACTGCTGTTATTTTGAAGTTTGAGCTAATGTATGCCCCCGTATTGAACATCAG GCCTGAGTTGCAGGCTTCTCTAGAACCATGCTCTGTTGCTGTTCATGAATTCTGCATTCCTCCTAATGCTCTTCTGGGAATGCATTCTTATTGTCCTGTTCATTTTGATGCTTCCCATGCTGTCCTTGTTGATATAAGTGTACATGTCAGTTTACTGAGGACTGGTTCTTACATCCCCCCACTGAAG GCATTAGGTCAAAAAGCATCAGGAGATTTAAAACAGATCATGCTTGTAAAAGCGTTGGTGGCTGCTCGTGATATACTTTTTGAAGATCTACAAAAGATTAGCAAAGCTATCGAACAAGAAATTGATTTGACTGATCTTATTTTCAATCTTGATAATAAAAATCTGTGTAGTTCTATTATGCAAGCAGATCTGGATATGGAATTTGGTGAAGTTTCACAGAAACTCTCTGGCAAGCCACAAAATAGTATTGAG AAAGCAGGCGGTATTATTAACTTTCAAAGTGAGAAATTGCTCCAGTCCTTGCCTCAGGATTATCTGTTTAGCTTTTATTATATGCTGGGGAATCAAGTTTTGTTCTTATGGAACGCTTTTTTGAAGTTCCACAG AGTTAACAAGACAAAGATACTTGAATTACTACGTGATGCATGGGCTAATGATCGGAGAGCAGAATGGTCAATATGGATGGTGTACTCTAAGGTTGAGATGCCACATGGCCCTAGTCAATACATGAGTCACAAGTCATCATCTTACCACAGTGTCAATGGAAAATCTTTGAGTTTGCGGAAGTCAACTGATGCAGTAAAT CCTGCCAACGCTGCAGCTATGCGTGCTGAGCTTCATCGGCAAAGCATTGCACGTATGAGG ATCAACAATCAATCACTTCAAGACATGCATTTATTTGGAGATCCTTTGCATATGCCTATTGTAATTGTCGAACATATCATCAGTGCACCATTGCGTACTACCAGTTTAAATTCATACTTCAACCATTTGGACCAAAAAGATACTCGTTCTGTGCTTATTGGACCTAGCTTTAAGGCTTTGAGCAGGTCATTTAGGGCTAGCCCTCAACAAGATGGTCCtgttttgaaaattgttgtCTTCGTGCATGGGTTTCAG GGACATCATCTGGATCTACGGCTTGTCAGGAATCAATGGCTTCAGATAGATCCCAAAATAAAGTTTCTGATGTCAGAGGCAAATGAAGACAAAACATTTGGAGAATTGGGAGAGATGGGTTTAAGGCTGGCTCAGGAAGTGATTTCTTtcctgaaaaagaaaattgataaaGCCTCAAGATGTGGTAGTTTAAGAAGCATCAAACTTAGCTTTGTTGGTCATTCCATTGGAAACCTCATCATAAGAACTGCATTAGCTG AGAGCATCATGGAGCCATATCTAAGATACTTGTATACGTATCTTTCTATATCTGGTCCACACTTGGGGTATCTGTACAGTTCGAACTCTTTATTTAACTCTGGGCTGTGGCTCTTGAAGAAGCTCAAGGGTGCACAATGCATCCATCAACTTACTCTCACAGATAATCCAGATCTCCACAACACTTTCTTATACAAACTCTGCAAG AAGAGGACACTGCAGAACTTCAGAAATGTAATTCTGTTATCTTCACCACAG GATGGATATGTTCCATATCATTCAGCCAGAATTGAAATGTGCCCAGCAGCTTCATTGAATTACTCGAAAAAAAGCAGTGTCTTCATGGAGATGCTGAATAATTGCTTGGACCAGATACGGAGTCCTTCATCTGAGCATCGAGTGTTCATGCGCTGTGATGTCAACTTTGATGCCTCTTTGCATGGCAGGAACTTGAACTCCTTTATTGGACGTGCTGCTCATATTGAGTTCCTAGAGTCTGACATTTTTGCAAGGCTCATAATGTGGTCTTTCGCTGATCTATTTCATTGA